The genomic segment CTTTAATGTTTTTGAAAACAAATTCAGTGATTGAAGCTTGTCCTTCCACCCCTGGCACAGAGATGCTGGGAAGTACTTCACTTCTGCCTAAACTATGCAGTGAGATGTTAAACAAACTTTGGCTTTATGGGAACTTTACCTTACTTCCCAAAAGAAATGACCTGGTCAAGTCACATCATCAGGAAAGCTTGTATCTCTTTTACAGCCAGGGTTAGAGATAGGTATAGTTGGTAGTGGGGTTTCATTATGACTGACATGTAACATTCTTGTCTTACTTCAGGCTACTTGTGCTATAAGACCTTAGAATCAGCATGGAGGACTGCTGGATCTAATTTCAAGATTTTGTACAGTATGAAATAATGAAGTCTTCCAAGCTAACACACAGGGAATTGTTTTGGCTTTTGTGAGACAGTAAATAGTGTGATTGACTTCTAAtgtgaccctatcccctcctctcttctccagaccatttccggagaccttctcccttacctcacctcgctcatcaactcatccctgaccgctggctacgtcccttccgtcttcaagagagcgagagttgcaccccttctgaaaaaacctacactcgatccctccgatgtcaacaactacagaccagtatcccttctctcttttctctccaaaactcttgagcgtgccgtccttggccagctctaccgctatctctctcagaatgaccttcttgatccaaatcagtcaggtttcaagactagtcattcaactgagactgctcttctctgtatcacggaggcgctccgcactgctaaagctaactctctctcctctgctctcatccttctagacctatcggctgccttcgatactgtgaaccatcagatcctcctctccaccctctccgagttgggcatctccggcgcggcccacgcttgattgcgtcctacctgacaggtcgctcctaccaggtggcgtggcgagaatctgtctcctcaccacgcgctctcaccactggtgtccccagggctctgttctaggcccctcttattctcgctatacaccaagtcacttggctctgtcataacctcacatggtctctcctatcattgctatgcagacgacacacaattaatcttctcctttcccccttctgatgaccaggtggcgaatcgcatctctgcatgtctggcagacatatcagtgtggatgacggatcaccacctcaagctgaacctcagcaagacggagctcctcttcctcccggggaaggactgcccgttccatgatctcgccatcacggttgacaactccattgtgtcctcctcccagagcgctaagaaccttggcgtgatcctggacaacaccctgtcgttctcaactaacatcaaggcggtgtcccgttcctgtaggttcatgctctacaacatccgcagagtacgaccctgcctcacacaggaagcggcgcaggtcctaatccaggcacttgtcatctcccgtcttgattactgcaactcgctgttggctgggctccctgcctgtgccattaaacccctacaactcatccagaacgccgcagcccgtctggtgttcaaccttcccaagttctctcacgtcaccccgctcctccgctctctccactggcttccagttgaagctcgcatccgctacaagaccatggtgcttgcctacggagctgtgaggggaacggcacctcagtacctccagtctctgatcaggccctacacccaaacaagggcactgcgttcatccacctctggcctgctcgcctccctaccactgaggaagtacagttcccgctcagcccagtcaaaactgttcgctgctctggccccccaatggtggaacaaactccctcacgacgccaggacagcggagtcaatcaccaccttccggagacacctgaaaccccacctcttcaaggaatacctaggatagggtaagtaatccttctcaccccccccctaaaaagattagatgcactattgtaaagtggctgttccactggatgtcataaggtgtatgcaccaatttgtaagtcgctctggataagagcgtctgctaaatgacttaaatgtaatgtaaaatgtaatgtcaAACATTTAAGACAGTCATGCTGGTCTTAACATGAATAACTTACACAGAACAGGTTGGGATAgaatcatttttatttttgtacagGTATAAGTTAAAACTGTCACAACTGCAATACATCACGACACTTTGCTCAAACACTGTTGTTTCAAGCTGTGACATTTGTTTGTGTGGATCTTCTGTTGATGAGATGTACAGTACTATTCCCCAATCAACAGGGTACATGTCACCAGATGATGAAATACTACTTTACAGTTTAAGATACACATAGTGAATGTTTCCATAAATTACAAATGTGACATTGAAACAGACACAGCCATGGTCACATGCATGATCTGACAAATGTTACACACCCTGAATTGCAGCTGACCATCCACGATTCTTTGCTGAGAGGTCTTATGCAAGCATACTCTCCCCAAGGTTATGACAAAATGAAGCAAGCATTTGGAAATCAGACTGGATGAGACCACAAGATACAGTACCTGCGTAAGATTTCGTACAACATGAATAACCCGGAAAGGCATACAGCAAAACAATTCAACCATCAATGTGGTCAATGAATATTACTAGCATAATGTTCCAGGCAAAGGAATGAAAAACGAAATATTACATCAAACAATTCAACATTGGGTCTGGAGAAAATGCATTGCCGGCTGGATGGAGCAAGACCCTGGCAAGAGATGAGAGTGGGACTGGAGGTACCACATATGGCCTCATGTCAATATGGATAACACATGAAACTGCCACCAGGCCAATTCATTATTTACAGCCTTTCATGGTATTACACAAGATAAACTCATTTAGGATCATGACAGTCTCCAAAATCCCCCTCTTCCATCTCTGTCCCTGCATCTTTGGGTACGTGTTGTGTGGTTATCGGAAGTCCTCAGCGGAGAACATGCCCTTGGCCCTGCGTAGGATGGAGTCCTTGGAGGCGTCGTATGGGTGCTCCTTGGAGGGTATCTCCAGCACGGCAGGGATGGACTCCATGTGCTGGTCGATGGCGTGACGGATCATCTCTGCTATGAACTGGTTGATCAGGATGATGCCGATGTCATTGCGGGTCAGGAAACTCCTAGGGGGGAACATAACAGAAGTAAGTAAATTAGAGAGATGATGACTGAACATTACAGTGCAGGTCTTTAAACACCAAAAAACAAGGTATGTTGTCCAGCAGTAACTTATATGGATTGAAAGAGATACTAGTTGTATTTCAAGGTGATATGATTAATCAAATCGCGCAACTAGGCCTAATGGAATACAGATATCATGATACCACTTACCTACAGATTGTAGCACCAGATAAGGTTATTTATAACCCCCCGCTAATTTT from the Oncorhynchus keta strain PuntledgeMale-10-30-2019 chromosome 33, Oket_V2, whole genome shotgun sequence genome contains:
- the LOC118366173 gene encoding V-type proton ATPase subunit F-like; its protein translation is MAGRGKLIAVIGDEDTCTGFLLGGIGELNKNRSPNFLVVEKETSIAEIEETFKSFLTRNDIGIILINQFIAEMIRHAIDQHMESIPAVLEIPSKEHPYDASKDSILRRAKGMFSAEDFR